AATATCAATTCAAGGTCGATATTAGGCTTAATAACTCATTTGAACGGTATTGTAATTGATACCAAATACCAATAATATTTCTACTTTCTGTTTATAGTCCGTGtttaattatgtaattaaagTTTTATTTCTCTTTAAGTACAAGGAGTTCACTGTAATCTACTTATACTTGATTACGAGTTACTTGTATACTTGGTTTCGAAGTACCACAGTCAAGTTCGAAAAAGTACCAATACTATGCACCTTTCTAGAGCTTAGAGTGTATATCCTTTTGAAGTTTTTGTTAAATTTTAGTAAGCACGGCAAATTTGTTTCATGAAATATTCCTTTAATTGGTTCTTTAGATGACATATTCCACCCACGAGTAGGTATCTAATAACAATGAGGTTGCGTAGGACTACCAAATAGGAATTTTAGGATATCTAGTACCCTCTTGGTCCAATTTAAAATATAAGTTACATCATCGTTGATTTGAAATTTACtctctttttttaaataatatttatgcATCATGATCAGGAGTGGGCAAAAGAGAATGTCTTCTGAGACAGTAAATGGGGCATCGGTAGCCAATTCATCTGTGACCGATTTTAAGCATGATAAGAGGAATTTAGATTTACCAGGTAAGATACTACAGTATTTCATTTTATTACGTAGCATCTTATATAGACATTGCTGTTGTATAGTGTCCTTTTGCTCTTTATCTCTCCCATTGTAATTGAATTTGCAAATGCTACAAGTCTGGTACTGTACACGGTGTTAATACAAATTACCAACTGCTATACACTTAGAACAAAAACACAAGTCCTCAATGATCTTGGGATTAAATTATGAATCAATTTTTTTTCAAGTACAGATTTTATTACATTTTTTTGGTAGATATATGGTACTTTGACATTTTAAAGAATTATTAATGTTACAAAGACCAAGATATGATATTGTTCTAATAAAGATTTTGATTGTATTATTCGAAAGGTTATGTTAGTTTATCACTTTATCGAGACATGGAAGCAGTTGAAGTTTGATAAAACTTTTTTCTATTAAGCAGAAGCCTGTGATTTAGGatcaagtatatatatatatatatatatatatatatatagtattcGAGTACGGACAGTTTTGTAGTTGACAATAGTTGTATTTTCAAGATTGGCTATACACTAGAAAATGGTAATTTATCAAAGGGGAGAAATACTTGTGTTCGATACATACTGGTTGGCTAGTAGTGTTTTAGTCCAAGACACTTGGTCAAATGTGTCATTTTTGTCAGTAACAAAATTTTATGGTCCATTTGTGTAAAAAGTGAAAGTAGCTTTAATGTTATTAAGTTGAAATCTTGAGTAGGAAATACTTGAATTGGTACTTATTTGATATTCGTAGTTTGACTTGACAAAAATCAATAGTACCCTATTGGAATGTGACCTTCAGTTCTTGTCATTTTGTTATTTTTTTGCATCATGTAAGTTATATACTGTTGATTTAGATGTCCATCCTGGCGATAACTCATAGGTAAGAAGGTACTTTCTGCTTAGAACCATGAAAGTAATTTTAAGTAACAAGCAACTTGTAACGTGTAGCTCACAAATCCCTAAACATCCCTTCAGACAATTAAATTGTCTGCAATCTAATGAGGATTAGTCTGCTGTAAGATCTTGAGGTGCAAGTGTTCTTAGGATACAAATGTTTTAGATTCTGAAATGAAATACTTATTTAAACATAATAACTAAGTCAACAATCTTGAAATTGTTATATAATTTTAAGCTATATATCTTTTGCAAACTATGTACGTCTGAAGTTAAATTTGAAACCTACTATTTATGAAGTGATACAATCTTATTTGAGCACCCAATAAGGGAGAGacttttttttttgctaattaattacACACACCAGGAAGGCAGGAACAAACTCCTGACCTTCCGCAAGTGGGACAAGAGCTCAACCACTATTGCTTCCTAATTTGTAAATTCCTGCAATTTAATATCGGCTATCATGATTGTACATATAAATGATTTGCATGCATGTACTGTGTTTGGGAGTAGAATTTAGTTTAAAACATAATACATGCCCTTATTTTAACATTACTGAAGTTTATATATATTCTGATTGAAAACGGGTAAATATTCTGCCAGAAAGCTCAAACTACAAAGTTAATAGGGATGCCTATTGCTTTACGGAAGAAGATCAAGGTTATTCATGCGAGCAGGTGGGAACCTCTAGTGCTAAGAAACGTAGAACGAATAGTACAAGATATTTCATCATTAAGAGTTTGAATCATGAAAATATTCAATTATCTATTGAGAAGGGAATTTGGGCTACTCAACTCATGAATGAGCCAATCTTGGAGGAAGCCTTTCATGTAAGCTGACTCTCATTTTGATAAATATGAATTCTTCTGATTATTTCTATAATTCTCAGAgattaaaaaatattttcttgcAGAGTTCTGAAAAGGTGATTTTAATATTTAGTGTCAACATGAGTGGTTTCTTCCAAGGATATGCTCAAATGGTGTCTTCTGTTGGCTGGAGAAGAGACAAAGTTTGGAGTGCAGGAAGCGGTGGAAACACTCAGTGGGGGCGCAGTTTCAAGGTCAAATGGCTTAAGTTACATGACTTGCCCTTCCAAAAGACTCTTCATCTAAGAAATCCTTTGAATCATAATAAACCTGTGAAAATTAGTAGGGACTGCCAGGTAATATTGATTAttaatttatgaaaattttatttggtCCTTTTGTCTTGTATGTCAATGTCAGTTATTCGGTAGCAGAGCACACGGTTTTTTTAGTGACCTATTTATATTCTACTCGTTTCAGGAGCTACCTCCGGATATTGGAGAAGCACTTTGTGAGCTCCTTGACGTTAATAATGACAAGCAGATAAGGTATTTCTTTCTATATGCAATATTGCATTGTATGTAAATAACAGTAAGTGGCATATATTGGTAATTAGTATATATTAGTAATTAGGAATTGAATTTGACAGGGACAACCTTTCATTTGAACGACCTCATGTAGAGCCTTCATGGTCTGCCCGTGACGAGGAATTTAATTTTCCTCCGATACCTAGGACAGTGGGAGGAACTTCAATGCTTTATCCTTCTTTACTTTACCAACACCAAGTTGAATCGAGTAGACCCCATTTTGCACATCATAGATCAGCTCAGACATATCTTCGTGATAATTCACCTGTCACCTCCGGGTCTCCAAGAATTGCTTGTGCCGAACGTTCTCATGCCAAAGGTGGTGAAGTGAATGTTGATTTTGATAATGGTTGCTCTTCTCAATTAGATATATGGAGATTCCCTGCAGAGGGAAGCTCTGTTGGCAGTGTCCTGACTGATGATGATATACTTGAAATGGTATTGCTTCACCATCTTAGCTCGTTAATTATCCTTAACCATCTTCCTGCATAATTAAAGGCTGGTACTTTGAATGTGGTATGAAATTTAAACTAGCACAGTACACCTATTTTAGATTTTTACGCATCTGTTTGTGCACATCTGTTATTCATAATTATCATTCTAGTGAAATCATTCTGTTTTTCCATATGCAGAACTattttttgaaaatgaaatggttttttttaataaaaagttcCAGTCATTTGCTTTTTCCTTATAATATTTTTGACAGAAATATTATAATATACGCAATAAGGAAGAGAATGTAATGTTGCACTCTTATATTTCTGTAGACGCCAGGCACTACCTGATATATAATTTGTTGCCATAGATGCACTAAATATTTCAAGGCAGCGGGGATCAAATTCCTTATATCCGAAATCATATTAAAATCAGGTTACTTCTATCAAATATGATGAGATCAGATTCCTTATACCTGAAGGACGAAACCATATTATAATCAAACTACTTCTATCATATACGATGAATGGAAATTCAGTACCTTTTGTGCAGAAAAAAGAGAGAAGAGTTGAAGCGAATGAAGACGCGTCTTTCTTTGTTGTGTTTCTCCCATTATTCTAGTAAAACACAGTACCTCCTTCAGTTGAGTGTTGTGGGGACTAATGTCTTTCGGTGTCTGTAGATAGATGTTTGTGAATATTATCCTTGATTAATGCATAATATACATTGTccctctttctttctttctttgtTGTATTCCGAAATTTATCCACTTTGAGTAAAGGTATAATTAGTCTTTTTTTTTTTGCATAAATGCAGACTTATGAAGAGTACCTGGAGGCCCATAACAAAAACAACATACCATACTATGCAGTTAGTATACTTTCCTGATGCTCTCTCCTTAATGGATATGCTACTTTTATATAAATTTGTGATTTTCCTTTTCCAAAGTACTTGATGATATCAGAGTTGCATATTTAAGTGGTCTCAACATCCTACATCGGAATCAGTTTTTGCGTATTCATTTGGATTTTGTGCTGTCAAGGGCTTAAGGGTTATTGTGAATATTAACTAGAGTAGATGTAGCAGTACATATTAGTCACCTGTAGGTTTCTTGGCGAGTACAGGCGAGGTTCTAGCATGAATATAAGcttatatttaatttgttggtCCTCTAAATGAATTAAAATAGGAAAAGGTTATCTTGTTTTCAAGCTCCACTTCAAGAATGTAAAATATCATTCCAGGATCATCTAAtctaataatataaatgttttgtCATGACTCGACTTTGTTCATTATCTCATAAGCTGATTAACAGTATTAACTGCTTTTCACTTTTATCTAATCAGAACAGATCAATATATCCAAACCTGTTTCTCACTTTCTTGCAAATAATTCTAAGCTAGTAATTTGTTTATTTGCTAAACATCCAAGCTTATTGTTATACATAAATTTTTCAAGGACTAGGGGTAGCCATGATTGGTAATTCGACCGTTCTGCCTTTGATAAGAGT
This sequence is a window from Apium graveolens cultivar Ventura chromosome 9, ASM990537v1, whole genome shotgun sequence. Protein-coding genes within it:
- the LOC141684753 gene encoding uncharacterized protein LOC141684753, which gives rise to MSSETVNGASVANSSVTDFKHDKRNLDLPESSNYKVNRDAYCFTEEDQGYSCEQVGTSSAKKRRTNSTRYFIIKSLNHENIQLSIEKGIWATQLMNEPILEEAFHSSEKVILIFSVNMSGFFQGYAQMVSSVGWRRDKVWSAGSGGNTQWGRSFKVKWLKLHDLPFQKTLHLRNPLNHNKPVKISRDCQELPPDIGEALCELLDVNNDKQIRDNLSFERPHVEPSWSARDEEFNFPPIPRTVGGTSMLYPSLLYQHQVESSRPHFAHHRSAQTYLRDNSPVTSGSPRIACAERSHAKGGEVNVDFDNGCSSQLDIWRFPAEGSSVGSVLTDDDILEMTYEEYLEAHNKNNIPYYAAARPSRKSQESSSTKEKSDDSYSRKGRTHKKSHKQTLE